The proteins below come from a single Eptesicus fuscus isolate TK198812 chromosome 5, DD_ASM_mEF_20220401, whole genome shotgun sequence genomic window:
- the LOC129148992 gene encoding C2 calcium-dependent domain-containing protein 4A-like yields MRLLGKLRASAAGSAASEPAFSNVLTPGRIPEFCIPPRLSAPCAPDSPPPAAAVPRRCAAEPDLWPRGADDAAGRTDWDPRSQAALSLPHLPRARTAYGFCALLESPHTRRKESLFLGGPGSDALLQPPVLRPRAHTYGGGGGEVPLGYPGGVSAPAAPRDTLPSRNTLSPRPRGHRLLRAPEGLLSRALQARRSRGLARVRSVSSENEERCASSGSPARTRSASPPSDSGSRPECVEAEGTVALGRAGGALRLAAEYSPASGHLRLRLLRPEGPTGGASDPCAVGCRVSLVLQPPGKTRQQRSAVVRRSRKAVFDQDFCFDGLSEDEVRRLAVRVKAEAKGRGLKRGRLLGQGELLLGSLLLL; encoded by the coding sequence ATGCGGCTCCTCGGGAAACTCCGCGCCTCGGCCGCGGGCAGCGCAGCTTCGGAGCCGGCTTTCTCCAACGTGCTCACCCCGGGCCGAATCCCCGAGTTCTGCATCCCGCCGCGGCTGTCCGCGCCCTGCGCGCCCGACTCCCCGCCGCCGGCCGCCGCTGTGCCCCGGCGGTGCGCGGCCGAGCCCGACCTGTGGCCCCGAGGAGCCGACGACGCCGCGGGGCGCACGGACTGGGACCCGCGCTCACAGGCCGCGCTCTCGCTGCCTCACCTGCCCCGCGCGCGCACCGCCTACGGCTTCTGCGCACTCCTGGAGAGCCCGCACACCCGCCGCAAGGAGTCGCTCTTCCTCGGCGGCCCCGGGTCCGACGCGCTCCTGCAGCCGCCTGTGCTCCGCCCGCGGGCCCACACctacggcggcggcggcggagaggTCCCCCTCGGATACCCTGGCGGAGTCTCCGCCCCCGCGGCCCCCAGAGACACCCTCCCGTCCCGGAACACGCTCTCCCCGCGGCCCCGCGGCCAccgcctcctgcgcgcccccgaAGGGCTGCTGAGCCGCGCGCTGCAGGCCCGGAGGAGTCGCGGCCTGGCCCGCGTTCGCTCGGTGTCCAGCGAGAACGAGGAGCGCTGCGCCAGCTCGGGGTCCCCAGCCCGGACCCGCTCCGCGTCCCCTCCGTCGGACTCCGGCTCGCGACCCGAGTGCGTGGAGGCCGAGGGCACCGTGGCTCTGGGTCGCGCCGGCGGCGCCCTGCGCCTGGCCGCCGAGTACAGTCCGGCCAGCGGGCACCTGCGCCTCCGGCTGCTCCGCCCCGAGGGCCCGACCGGAGGAGCCTCAGACCCCTGCGCCGTGGGCTGCCGCGTCAGCCTGGTCCTGCAGCCGCCCGGCAAGACGCGCCAGCAGCGCAGCGCCGTGGTCCGGCGGAGCCGCAAGGCCGTCTTTGACCAGGACTTCTGCTTCGACGGGCTGTCGGAGGACGAGGTGCGCCGCCTGGCCGTGCGCGTCAAGGCCGAGGCCAAGGGCCGCGGCCTGAAGCGGGGCCGCCTGCTGGGCCAGGGCGAGCTGCTGCTGGGCTCCCTGCTGCTGCTCTGA